In Rhodanobacter humi, the following are encoded in one genomic region:
- a CDS encoding WD40/YVTN/BNR-like repeat-containing protein, which translates to MSLRRAVGPLLVFACLLSPAVPSFAAADTPPPAPAAGALEWRLVGPFRGGWATMAEGVPSQPDTFYIGTAGGGVWKTTDAGRTWHALMDRVPTAAIGALAVAPSNPDVIYAGSGQVAARYDVAAGNGVYRSDDAGKTWKHLGLDDSKHIGKILVDPQHPDTVLVGALGHYFGPNHERGVFRSTDGGKTWKQTLFVDDNTGIVDMAADPAHPNVVYAAAWQVRNWPWLSYYQPNAGPGSGLYKSSDGGVTWQRLAGQGWPSGELARIGLATARGNRVYAVVNDAAHPEQSGLYRSDDGGATWQAQSHADWLPNDYFSRITVDPTDPDRVYSAGQSIRRSDDGGKSWRVFKGAPGGDDYHYLWIDPTNTQHMITASDQGAVVTVNGGRSWSSWYNQPTAQLYHLGADNQFPYWIYAGQQDSGTVGIASRSDYGSISFRDWNPVGGDERDYDLPYPGDPGIVFGSGLGGRVSRWNRSTGVVQNVTPWPVNSYGQRATDFKYHYTWITPIAFSAKPPYALYMGAQVLFRSTDQGQHWSVISPELNGKRDGAQNCKGKPTPQEARDCGYGVIFTIAPSPRDNDEIWIGTDDGLVQLTRDGGKSWHDVTPKGLPSWGKVSSIDVSALQPGTAYVTVDNHRQADFTPHAWRTRDYGAHWTDIAAGLPAHDFVDVLRADPQQAGLLYAGTDRGVYVSTDDGAHWASLQRNLPTAWVRDLLVHGDDLVAATQGRAIWILDDVSPLRQAGTTAAVQLYAPAPAIRVRANENKDTPLPPGTPLGTNPPTGAIIDYRLAHAAHGPVTLSIYDSKGQLVRRYASDEKPEPLAADRYFEKGWLGSPQQLSTDAGMHRFVWNLRYPRPHAIEYGYSIAATWDSDTPLTPEGPLVLPGNYQVVLHADGKDYRAPLTVTMDPREHVATADLAAGLAFSRRIGDTLQQVWSNYGEVQSLRKQLDALHAKLAGDDAHKPLLAAVDALDAKTKPLVSGSGEYAANLHAMSDALTAIATDVEGADSAPTDGQQQALAEYDANLGKALAQWQSIRGTDLPQLDRQLQAAHLPAVTLAAATPTQPDGDDDMP; encoded by the coding sequence ATGTCGCTGCGTCGTGCCGTGGGTCCGCTGCTCGTGTTCGCCTGCCTGCTGTCGCCTGCAGTCCCCTCGTTCGCGGCAGCCGACACACCGCCGCCGGCCCCTGCCGCCGGCGCGCTGGAATGGCGATTGGTGGGCCCGTTCCGCGGTGGCTGGGCAACAATGGCCGAGGGCGTGCCCTCGCAGCCCGACACGTTCTACATCGGCACCGCGGGCGGCGGCGTGTGGAAGACCACCGACGCGGGCCGTACCTGGCATGCGCTGATGGATCGGGTGCCGACTGCCGCGATCGGCGCGCTCGCCGTGGCGCCGTCGAACCCGGACGTGATCTACGCCGGCAGCGGCCAAGTGGCCGCGCGCTACGACGTCGCCGCAGGCAACGGCGTGTACCGCTCCGACGACGCCGGCAAGACGTGGAAGCACCTGGGGCTGGACGACAGCAAGCACATCGGCAAGATCCTGGTCGACCCGCAGCATCCGGACACCGTGCTGGTCGGCGCGCTCGGCCACTACTTCGGGCCGAACCACGAGCGCGGCGTGTTCCGTTCCACCGACGGTGGCAAGACCTGGAAGCAGACGCTGTTCGTCGACGACAACACCGGCATCGTGGACATGGCCGCCGATCCGGCGCACCCGAACGTGGTCTATGCGGCGGCGTGGCAGGTGCGCAACTGGCCGTGGCTGTCCTACTACCAACCCAACGCGGGGCCGGGCAGCGGCCTGTACAAATCCAGCGACGGCGGCGTCACCTGGCAGCGCCTGGCCGGCCAGGGCTGGCCCAGCGGCGAGCTCGCGCGTATCGGCCTCGCCACCGCGCGCGGCAACCGCGTCTATGCCGTGGTGAACGACGCCGCGCATCCGGAGCAGAGCGGCCTCTACCGCTCCGACGACGGCGGCGCCACATGGCAGGCGCAGAGCCACGCCGACTGGCTGCCGAACGATTACTTCAGCCGCATCACCGTCGACCCCACCGATCCCGACCGCGTGTACTCGGCGGGCCAGTCGATCCGCCGTTCCGACGACGGCGGCAAGAGCTGGCGCGTCTTCAAGGGCGCGCCCGGCGGCGACGACTACCACTACCTGTGGATCGACCCGACCAACACGCAGCACATGATCACCGCCAGCGACCAGGGCGCGGTGGTCACCGTCAACGGCGGCCGGAGCTGGAGCAGTTGGTACAACCAGCCCACCGCCCAGCTCTACCATCTGGGCGCCGACAACCAGTTCCCGTACTGGATCTACGCCGGCCAGCAGGACTCCGGCACCGTGGGCATCGCCAGCCGCAGCGACTACGGCTCGATCTCGTTCCGCGACTGGAACCCGGTGGGCGGCGACGAGCGTGACTACGACCTGCCCTACCCGGGCGACCCCGGTATCGTGTTCGGCTCCGGCCTCGGCGGTCGCGTGTCGCGCTGGAACCGCAGCACCGGCGTGGTGCAGAACGTCACGCCGTGGCCGGTGAACAGCTACGGCCAGCGCGCCACCGACTTCAAGTACCACTACACCTGGATCACCCCGATCGCGTTCTCGGCCAAGCCGCCGTATGCGCTGTACATGGGTGCGCAGGTACTGTTCCGCAGCACCGACCAGGGCCAGCACTGGAGCGTGATCAGCCCCGAGTTGAACGGCAAGCGGGACGGCGCGCAGAACTGCAAGGGCAAGCCCACGCCGCAAGAGGCGCGCGACTGCGGCTATGGCGTGATCTTCACCATCGCGCCCTCGCCGCGCGACAACGACGAGATCTGGATCGGCACCGACGACGGCCTGGTCCAGCTCACCCGCGACGGCGGCAAGAGCTGGCACGACGTCACGCCCAAGGGCCTGCCGTCCTGGGGCAAGGTCAGCTCCATCGATGTCTCGGCGCTGCAGCCCGGCACCGCCTACGTCACGGTGGACAACCATCGCCAGGCCGACTTCACGCCGCATGCGTGGCGCACCCGTGACTACGGCGCGCACTGGACCGACATCGCCGCCGGCCTGCCCGCCCACGATTTCGTCGACGTGCTGCGTGCCGACCCGCAGCAGGCCGGGCTGCTCTACGCCGGCACCGACCGCGGTGTGTACGTGTCGACCGATGACGGCGCGCACTGGGCGTCGCTGCAGCGCAACCTGCCCACCGCCTGGGTGCGCGACCTGCTGGTGCACGGCGACGACCTCGTCGCCGCCACCCAGGGGCGCGCGATCTGGATCCTCGACGACGTGAGCCCGCTGCGCCAGGCCGGCACCACGGCCGCCGTGCAGCTGTACGCGCCGGCGCCGGCGATCCGCGTGCGCGCGAACGAGAACAAGGACACCCCGCTGCCGCCCGGCACGCCGCTGGGCACCAACCCGCCCACCGGCGCCATCATCGACTACCGCCTCGCGCACGCCGCGCACGGCCCGGTGACGCTCAGCATCTACGACAGCAAGGGCCAGCTGGTGCGCCGCTATGCCAGCGACGAGAAACCCGAACCGCTAGCCGCCGACCGTTACTTCGAGAAGGGCTGGCTGGGCTCGCCGCAACAGCTCTCCACCGACGCCGGCATGCACCGCTTCGTGTGGAACCTGCGCTACCCGCGCCCGCATGCGATCGAATACGGCTACAGCATCGCCGCCACCTGGGACAGCGACACCCCGCTCACGCCGGAAGGCCCGCTGGTGCTGCCCGGCAACTACCAGGTGGTGCTGCACGCGGACGGCAAGGATTACCGCGCCCCGCTCACCGTGACGATGGATCCGCGCGAGCACGTGGCCACCGCCGACCTCGCCGCCGGCCTCGCCTTCTCGCGCCGCATCGGCGACACCCTGCAGCAGGTCTGGAGTAATTACGGCGAGGTGCAGTCGCTACGCAAGCAGCTGGATGCACTGCACGCGAAGCTGGCCGGCGACGACGCGCACAAGCCCCTGCTGGCCGCGGTCGACGCGCTGGATGCGAAGACCAAGCCGCTGGTCAGCGGCAGCGGCGAGTACGCCGCTAACCTGCACGCGATGAGCGACGCGCTCACCGCCATCGCCACCGACGTCGAAGGCGCCGACAGCGCACCCACCGACGGCCAACAGCAGGCGCTGGCCGAATACGACGCCAACCTCGGCAAGGCGCTGGCGCAGTGGCAATCGATCCGCGGCACCGACCTGCCGCAGCTCGACCGCCAGTTGCAGGCGGCGCATTTGCCCGCGGTGACGCTGGCGGCGGCCACGCCGACGCAACCCGACGGCGACGACGACATGCCGTAG
- a CDS encoding RNA polymerase sigma factor: MTATDTHRSIEAIWRIESARIIAGLARMLRDVGLAEELAQDALVTALEQWPQTGVPDNPGAWLMTTAKHRAIDRLRRHQLMERKHEEIARELEAEQADAMPRFDAMLDDDIGDDLLRLIFTACHPALPAESRVALTLRLLGGLSTVEIARAFLQPEPTIAQRIVRAKRTLAEKQVPFEVPRGEELAERLDAVLGVIYLVFNEGYTATAGDDWMRPALCEEALRLGRILAGLMPRQAPVFGLLALMELQASRTHARSGPGGEPIRLLEQNRARWDRLLIQRGLAALERAQQLGGGTEPYTLQAAIAACHARAAVAEQTDWNRIAALYATLAAVAPSPVVELNRAVAVAMANGPAAGLVLVDALRDEPLLANYHLLPAVRGDLLEKLERHDEARAEFERAAALTRNARERELLQTRAAACAQHAATG; encoded by the coding sequence ATGACGGCGACCGACACCCATCGCAGCATCGAAGCCATCTGGCGGATCGAATCGGCACGGATCATCGCCGGGCTCGCGCGCATGTTGCGCGACGTGGGCCTGGCCGAGGAACTGGCGCAGGACGCGCTGGTGACCGCGCTGGAACAGTGGCCGCAGACCGGCGTGCCGGACAATCCCGGCGCCTGGCTGATGACCACCGCGAAACACCGCGCGATCGACCGCCTGCGTCGCCACCAGCTGATGGAGCGCAAGCACGAGGAAATCGCCCGCGAGCTGGAGGCCGAACAAGCCGATGCCATGCCCCGTTTCGACGCCATGCTTGACGACGACATCGGCGACGACCTGCTGCGGCTGATCTTCACCGCCTGCCATCCCGCACTGCCCGCCGAATCGCGGGTGGCGCTCACCCTGCGCCTGCTCGGCGGCCTCAGTACCGTCGAGATCGCCCGCGCCTTCCTGCAGCCGGAACCCACCATCGCGCAGCGCATCGTGCGCGCCAAGCGCACGCTTGCCGAGAAGCAGGTGCCGTTCGAGGTGCCGCGCGGCGAGGAGCTGGCCGAGCGACTGGACGCCGTGCTCGGCGTGATCTACCTGGTGTTCAACGAAGGCTACACCGCCACCGCCGGCGACGACTGGATGCGCCCCGCGCTGTGCGAGGAAGCGCTGCGGCTGGGCCGCATCCTCGCCGGGCTGATGCCGCGGCAGGCGCCGGTGTTCGGCCTGCTCGCGCTGATGGAGCTGCAGGCCTCACGCACGCACGCGCGCAGCGGGCCAGGCGGCGAGCCGATCCGGTTGCTGGAACAGAACCGCGCGCGCTGGGATCGCTTGCTGATCCAGCGCGGCCTCGCGGCGCTGGAACGCGCACAGCAGCTGGGCGGCGGGACGGAGCCCTACACCTTGCAGGCCGCGATCGCCGCCTGCCACGCCCGCGCAGCCGTCGCGGAACAGACCGACTGGAACCGCATTGCCGCGCTGTACGCCACGCTCGCTGCCGTCGCACCCTCGCCGGTGGTGGAACTCAACCGCGCGGTGGCGGTGGCGATGGCCAACGGCCCGGCGGCTGGCCTCGTGCTCGTCGACGCGCTGCGCGACGAGCCCCTGCTGGCGAACTATCACCTGCTGCCCGCCGTGCGCGGCGACCTGCTGGAAAAACTCGAACGCCACGACGAAGCCCGCGCGGAGTTCGAGCGCGCCGCCGCGCTCACCCGCAACGCGCGCGAACGCGAGCTTCTGCAGACGCGTGCGGCGGCATGCGCGCAGCACGCGGCGACCGGCTGA
- a CDS encoding dihydrofolate reductase family protein, giving the protein MRKLRIMEHISLDGVIQASGEDGFPYVDWTAPYRTPAGRDELFAAHGGNFDLLLGRRTYDLWSGFWPKAPSSPMADALNAATKHVATHRPEGLAWGPFAGLGPDLVADVRRIKSQDGPDLILWGSSTLTSVLLEHGLVDEVLLVVYPVLLGTGKRFFAEGTPPRSFELVGSKALPSGVILTTYKATGSLKTG; this is encoded by the coding sequence ATGCGAAAGCTCAGGATCATGGAACACATCTCGCTGGACGGCGTGATCCAGGCCTCCGGCGAAGACGGTTTCCCCTACGTCGACTGGACCGCGCCCTACCGCACACCCGCGGGCCGCGATGAACTCTTCGCCGCACACGGCGGAAACTTCGATCTGCTGCTCGGCCGCCGCACCTACGACCTGTGGTCGGGCTTCTGGCCCAAGGCGCCGAGCAGTCCGATGGCGGACGCCCTCAATGCGGCGACCAAACATGTCGCCACCCACCGGCCGGAAGGTCTCGCCTGGGGGCCGTTCGCAGGCCTGGGGCCGGACCTTGTCGCGGACGTGCGCCGCATCAAGTCGCAGGACGGCCCGGACCTGATCCTCTGGGGCAGTTCCACGCTGACCTCGGTGCTGCTCGAACACGGGCTGGTGGACGAAGTCCTGCTGGTCGTCTATCCGGTGTTGCTGGGCACCGGCAAGCGCTTCTTTGCGGAGGGCACCCCGCCACGCTCGTTCGAGCTCGTCGGCTCGAAAGCCCTGCCGTCCGGCGTCATTCTCACGACCTACAAGGCCACCGGATCCTTGAAGACCGGCTAG
- a CDS encoding VOC family protein, whose product MQLVAYLLFDGNAEEAFDFYARCLGGKVTRLSRFGEAPPEMPMPPEMRDKVMHIRLEVGDAVLMASDAMSSMGPYEPIKSCSVAIQLDAPAEAERIFHALAEGGSVQMPIGETFWSARFGMLVDRYGVPWMVNCPPAQ is encoded by the coding sequence ATGCAACTCGTCGCCTACCTCCTCTTCGACGGCAATGCCGAAGAAGCCTTCGATTTCTACGCCCGCTGCCTCGGCGGCAAGGTCACCCGGCTCTCGCGCTTCGGCGAGGCACCGCCGGAGATGCCGATGCCGCCCGAGATGCGCGACAAGGTCATGCACATCCGGCTGGAGGTCGGCGACGCGGTGTTGATGGCCTCGGACGCGATGTCGTCGATGGGCCCCTACGAGCCGATCAAGAGCTGCTCGGTCGCGATCCAGCTCGATGCGCCGGCGGAAGCGGAGCGCATCTTCCACGCGCTGGCGGAAGGCGGCTCGGTGCAGATGCCGATCGGCGAGACCTTCTGGTCCGCGCGCTTCGGCATGCTGGTGGATCGTTATGGCGTGCCGTGGATGGTCAACTGCCCGCCCGCGCAGTGA
- a CDS encoding YciI family protein: MRCMVIVKADKDSEAGVLPDTGLFEAMGKYNEELVKAGVMLAGDGLKPSASGARVRFDGKQRTVIDGPFAESKELVAGFWLWQVKSLAEAIEWLKRAPFDGGTEVEIRPLYEAEDFGDTLTPELRERGERLRAQLGNNH; this comes from the coding sequence ATGCGATGCATGGTGATCGTGAAAGCGGACAAGGACAGCGAAGCCGGCGTGCTGCCGGACACCGGGCTGTTCGAGGCAATGGGCAAGTACAACGAGGAACTGGTGAAGGCGGGCGTGATGCTGGCCGGCGACGGGCTGAAGCCCAGCGCCAGCGGTGCGCGCGTGCGCTTCGACGGCAAGCAGCGCACGGTGATCGACGGCCCGTTCGCCGAGAGCAAGGAACTGGTCGCCGGCTTCTGGCTGTGGCAGGTGAAGTCGCTGGCCGAGGCGATCGAATGGTTGAAGCGCGCGCCGTTCGACGGTGGCACCGAGGTGGAGATCCGCCCGCTGTACGAGGCCGAGGATTTCGGTGACACGCTCACCCCCGAACTGCGCGAGCGCGGAGAACGACTGCGCGCGCAGCTCGGCAACAACCACTGA
- a CDS encoding TonB-dependent receptor family protein: MPRRAALPLALAAALALAAFTAAARQVAVPTGTAAPAPQSITNLPRIDVRAYDWRRYVAAKLKHQMAEVAGTKITVTKKTTVIHLDLQPAVIGNNLQQLLARAPGVLVSQQPTPTQFNLSYRGLGNPQESEYVLVMQDGIPLESDWIGFPTLYAMPLAQSLSEVQLIRGGSSLLYGPEPAPVINLVTQRPQPGTPFSASTEQVVGNHGLYSTYNVLEGSHGAWTFRADAAYVRSDGTRPNAQSQMRQGDLYLEYRPGDKNVWWLDLHAIAADSGDAGRLSYPQWQSDPRATPTPWNRDWVDRDQLVLGHTSEFGDGWRLTGKLWFAYQDLASRAANGALAPQLPPASTTLQDEQFRTQGLDLRVRKAWGHGNAFTAGTVLFHGNDPFRQWSSPDLYVDRFDRSGTPRLRQARSSDYASVFAENVFRLPHEIHIVPSVRLERERVAVDETVRPPFLSRPLIHEADARTVPLFGLGIGNDFGHGNETYFNVSQGWRPLRYFDMASPFANIVPGHAPDPSKSLSWEAGVHGVPLTGLYYDASVFWIDFKNRIEAQHINATDVIEVNTGDTRSRGFEGELDYDFLAPTALAARGEHLEAFASVSLLAARFTASTIPGQVGKVPAYAPRYLAKAGLTWRVEQRVKLSLTAVSAAAQYWQDSDQSFGSGATYLPARISAYTVVDVAGDWQLNPHVKLLAGISNLADRRYYDRVWQTGLEPAYGRSWYTGVQLKL; this comes from the coding sequence ATGCCACGTCGCGCCGCCCTGCCCCTCGCCCTTGCCGCCGCCCTCGCGCTGGCCGCCTTCACGGCGGCCGCCCGGCAAGTCGCCGTGCCGACGGGCACTGCCGCGCCCGCGCCGCAGTCGATCACCAACCTGCCGCGCATCGACGTGCGCGCCTACGACTGGCGCCGGTACGTGGCGGCCAAGCTCAAGCACCAGATGGCGGAAGTGGCCGGCACGAAGATCACCGTGACGAAGAAGACCACGGTCATCCACCTCGACCTGCAGCCCGCGGTGATCGGCAACAACCTGCAGCAATTGCTGGCGCGTGCGCCCGGTGTGCTGGTCTCGCAGCAGCCCACGCCCACCCAGTTCAACCTCAGCTATCGCGGCCTCGGCAATCCGCAGGAATCGGAATACGTGCTGGTGATGCAGGACGGCATTCCGCTGGAAAGCGACTGGATCGGCTTCCCCACGCTGTACGCGATGCCGCTGGCGCAAAGCCTGTCGGAAGTGCAGCTGATCCGCGGCGGCTCCAGCCTGCTGTACGGGCCGGAACCGGCACCCGTCATCAACCTGGTCACGCAGCGGCCGCAACCCGGCACGCCGTTCTCGGCCAGCACCGAGCAGGTAGTGGGCAATCACGGTCTGTATTCCACCTACAACGTGCTCGAAGGCAGCCACGGTGCGTGGACCTTCCGTGCCGACGCCGCCTACGTGCGCAGCGACGGCACGCGGCCGAACGCGCAGTCGCAGATGCGCCAGGGCGACCTCTATCTGGAATACCGCCCCGGCGACAAGAACGTCTGGTGGCTGGACCTGCATGCGATCGCCGCCGATTCCGGCGACGCCGGCCGTTTGAGCTATCCGCAGTGGCAGTCCGATCCGCGCGCCACGCCCACGCCGTGGAACCGCGACTGGGTGGACCGCGACCAGCTGGTGCTGGGCCACACGAGCGAGTTCGGCGACGGCTGGCGGCTCACCGGCAAGCTGTGGTTCGCGTACCAGGACCTCGCCAGCCGCGCCGCGAACGGCGCGTTGGCGCCGCAGCTGCCGCCGGCCAGCACCACGCTGCAGGACGAGCAGTTCCGCACCCAGGGCCTGGACCTGCGCGTGCGCAAGGCCTGGGGCCACGGCAACGCGTTCACCGCGGGCACGGTGCTGTTCCACGGCAACGATCCGTTCCGGCAATGGAGCAGCCCCGATCTCTACGTCGACCGTTTCGACCGCAGCGGCACGCCGCGCCTGCGCCAGGCGCGCAGCTCGGACTACGCTTCGGTATTCGCCGAGAACGTGTTCCGCCTGCCGCACGAAATCCACATCGTGCCCTCGGTGCGGCTGGAGCGCGAACGCGTGGCGGTGGACGAGACGGTGCGCCCGCCCTTCCTCAGCCGCCCGCTGATCCACGAGGCCGACGCGCGCACCGTGCCGCTGTTCGGACTGGGCATCGGCAACGATTTCGGCCACGGCAACGAGACCTATTTCAACGTGTCGCAGGGCTGGCGGCCGCTGCGCTATTTCGACATGGCTTCGCCGTTCGCCAACATCGTGCCCGGCCACGCGCCCGACCCGTCGAAATCGCTGTCGTGGGAAGCCGGCGTGCACGGCGTGCCGCTCACCGGCCTGTACTACGACGCCAGCGTGTTCTGGATCGACTTCAAGAATCGCATCGAGGCGCAGCACATCAACGCCACCGACGTGATCGAGGTGAACACCGGCGACACTCGCAGCCGCGGTTTCGAGGGCGAGCTCGACTACGACTTCCTCGCGCCCACCGCGCTGGCCGCGCGCGGCGAACACCTGGAAGCCTTCGCCAGCGTGAGCCTGCTAGCCGCGAGGTTCACCGCCAGCACGATTCCCGGCCAGGTCGGCAAGGTGCCGGCCTACGCGCCGCGCTACCTCGCCAAGGCCGGCCTCACCTGGCGCGTGGAGCAGCGCGTGAAGCTCAGCCTCACCGCGGTCTCCGCGGCGGCGCAGTACTGGCAGGACTCCGATCAATCCTTCGGCAGCGGCGCGACGTATCTTCCCGCGCGCATCTCGGCTTACACGGTGGTCGACGTGGCCGGCGACTGGCAGCTCAATCCTCACGTGAAACTGCTGGCCGGCATCAGCAACCTCGCCGACCGCCGCTACTACGACCGCGTGTGGCAGACCGGCCTGGAACCCGCCTACGGGCGCTCCTGGTACACCGGCGTCCAGCTCAAGCTCTGA
- a CDS encoding class I SAM-dependent methyltransferase has translation MSRRIRMLLIVLAAALLPGLVQASPATAPSGDTAALQKAVDGSWRSAANKARDRYRHPVETLQFFGIRPDMTVVELAPGGGWYTEILAPFLREHGHLVEAPSPSPAFMQRMQADPAVFGHFAQVLPFKPPAPVALGAPGSADMVLSFRNTHDWLNRSPEALAAVFKAAYDVLRPGGVFGITEHRAKPFADAQESSKALHRLPEDYLIALGLKSGFRLGGVSEVNANPKDAEDVNVHRLPPDLAGPASEHAAMQAIGESDRMTLRFVKP, from the coding sequence ATGTCGCGTCGAATCCGCATGTTGCTGATCGTGCTGGCTGCAGCGCTGCTGCCCGGCCTGGTCCAGGCATCGCCCGCCACTGCGCCCTCGGGCGACACGGCTGCCTTGCAGAAGGCCGTGGACGGCAGTTGGCGCTCCGCCGCGAACAAGGCGCGCGACCGCTACCGCCATCCGGTCGAGACGCTGCAGTTCTTCGGCATCCGGCCGGACATGACCGTGGTCGAGCTGGCGCCTGGCGGCGGCTGGTACACCGAGATCCTCGCGCCGTTCCTGCGCGAGCACGGCCATCTGGTCGAGGCACCGTCGCCGTCGCCTGCCTTCATGCAGCGCATGCAGGCGGATCCGGCGGTGTTCGGCCACTTCGCGCAGGTGCTGCCGTTCAAGCCGCCGGCGCCGGTCGCGCTCGGCGCGCCGGGTTCGGCCGACATGGTGCTCAGCTTCCGCAACACCCACGATTGGCTCAACCGCAGTCCCGAGGCCTTGGCCGCGGTGTTCAAGGCCGCCTATGACGTGTTGAGGCCCGGCGGCGTGTTCGGCATCACCGAGCACCGCGCCAAGCCGTTCGCCGATGCGCAGGAAAGCAGCAAGGCCTTGCATCGCCTGCCCGAGGACTACCTGATCGCGCTGGGTCTCAAGAGCGGCTTCCGCCTCGGCGGCGTATCGGAGGTCAACGCGAACCCGAAGGACGCCGAGGACGTCAACGTGCATCGCCTGCCGCCCGATCTCGCCGGCCCGGCCAGCGAACACGCGGCGATGCAGGCGATCGGTGAGTCGGACCGCATGACGCTGCGCTTCGTGAAGCCATGA
- a CDS encoding outer membrane protein assembly factor BamB family protein — MAPTVVVSLLLGLGMSTAAVAQSLPAQDWPMFGGNVQSTSANDQPTGITAANVATLVRKQVELDGTVDASPIYLHGVAIRGARHDAIFVTTTYGKTLALDAHGGALLWEYTPTGYPQWAGTRQITNVTPVADPDRQFIYAASPDGTIQKLAVDDGHVVWRTAITRLPLREKMDSPLKFFHGRVIAVTAGYIGDRPPYQGHVAMLDGHSGKLLDVWNSLCSDRTGLLEPSSCPQSDSAIWGRAGAVIDPADGDIFVATGNADWNGKTDWGDSLIELDAGATRMLGNYAPANADELNDKDLDLGSTSPVLLGGDLVAQGGKDGKIRLLSRKAIAGLTPHQGHELQIVATPSGTDLFTQPAVWQHDGQTWMFAADNGGTAAWQVENGQLRDQWKNHSSGTSPFEADGLLFVYAREGGLNVYDAVSGKRVATLPCGPGHWNSPIVLQGEIILPEGNANEHATRGVLDIWSLPTRAP, encoded by the coding sequence ATGGCGCCCACCGTCGTGGTTTCCCTGCTGCTTGGCTTGGGCATGAGCACGGCAGCGGTCGCGCAGAGCCTGCCGGCGCAGGACTGGCCCATGTTCGGCGGCAACGTGCAAAGCACCAGCGCCAACGACCAGCCCACCGGCATCACGGCCGCCAACGTCGCCACCCTGGTGCGCAAGCAGGTCGAGCTGGACGGCACCGTGGACGCCAGCCCGATCTACTTGCATGGCGTCGCCATCCGCGGCGCCCGCCACGATGCGATCTTCGTCACCACCACCTACGGCAAGACGCTGGCGCTCGACGCGCACGGCGGCGCGCTGCTGTGGGAATACACGCCGACCGGTTACCCGCAATGGGCGGGGACGCGGCAGATCACCAATGTCACGCCGGTGGCCGATCCCGATCGGCAATTCATCTACGCCGCGTCGCCCGACGGCACTATCCAGAAGCTGGCCGTCGACGATGGTCACGTCGTCTGGCGCACCGCCATCACCCGGCTGCCGCTGCGCGAGAAGATGGATTCGCCGCTGAAGTTCTTCCATGGCCGCGTGATCGCCGTGACGGCGGGCTATATCGGCGACCGGCCGCCCTACCAGGGCCATGTCGCCATGCTGGACGGCCATTCCGGCAAGCTGCTCGACGTGTGGAACTCGCTGTGCAGCGATCGCACCGGATTGCTGGAGCCGAGTTCGTGCCCGCAAAGCGATTCCGCGATCTGGGGACGCGCGGGCGCGGTGATCGATCCCGCCGACGGCGACATCTTCGTCGCCACCGGCAACGCCGACTGGAACGGCAAGACCGACTGGGGTGACTCGCTGATCGAACTCGATGCCGGCGCCACGCGCATGCTGGGCAATTACGCGCCGGCCAACGCCGATGAACTGAACGACAAGGATCTCGACCTGGGCTCGACTTCGCCCGTGTTGCTGGGCGGCGACCTGGTCGCCCAGGGCGGCAAGGATGGCAAGATCCGCCTGCTCAGTCGCAAGGCCATCGCCGGCCTCACTCCCCATCAAGGTCACGAGTTGCAGATCGTTGCCACGCCCAGCGGCACCGACCTGTTCACGCAGCCGGCGGTGTGGCAGCACGACGGCCAGACCTGGATGTTCGCCGCCGACAATGGCGGCACCGCGGCCTGGCAAGTGGAAAACGGCCAGCTCCGGGACCAATGGAAAAACCACAGCAGCGGCACCAGCCCGTTCGAGGCGGACGGCCTGCTGTTCGTCTACGCGCGCGAGGGCGGGCTGAACGTGTACGACGCGGTTTCGGGCAAGCGGGTCGCCACGTTGCCGTGCGGCCCGGGGCATTGGAACAGCCCCATCGTGCTGCAGGGCGAGATCATCCTCCCCGAGGGCAACGCCAACGAGCATGCCACCCGCGGCGTGCTGGACATCTGGAGCCTGCCCACCCGGGCTCCATGA